Proteins encoded in a region of the Cupriavidus pauculus genome:
- a CDS encoding NAD(P)/FAD-dependent oxidoreductase, whose protein sequence is MTSEREGAVRQVHRIIVVGGGAGGLELVTRLGDKLGKSGAAQVILVDRSPTHIWKPLLHEVAAGSMDPNTHQLEYVAQARWHNFEFQQGELTGIDRARKTISVAACVDLEGDELLPARELAYDTLVLAIGCVTHFFGVPGAAENAIALDTVDQAERFRRRLIAACVRAQNGRGRVGADGRPRIDIAIIGAGATGVELSAELRNTAHVLNAYGLHQLDPRRDIHINVIEAGPRILPALSERVSAETTKLLRKLDVGVLTAERVTEVTPDAVLTASGKRIDADLTVWAAGITAPAVLKTLDLPVSRMGQIVVGPTLQSETDPDIFAFGDCASCPWPEQQTTVPPRAQAAHQQATFLYDAIRARLDGRPLPKFQFKDFGSLVSLGHFSAVGSLMGGLIGGSMFIEGLMARVMYTSLYRMHVLALHGALRMGLDTVTHWLRSKTNPRVKLH, encoded by the coding sequence ATGACCAGTGAGAGAGAAGGCGCGGTACGGCAGGTCCATCGCATCATCGTGGTAGGCGGCGGGGCAGGCGGGCTGGAGCTCGTCACCCGGCTCGGCGACAAGCTGGGCAAATCGGGCGCGGCGCAGGTGATCCTCGTCGACCGCTCGCCCACGCATATCTGGAAGCCCCTGCTGCATGAAGTGGCGGCGGGCAGCATGGATCCGAATACCCACCAGCTCGAGTACGTTGCGCAGGCGCGCTGGCACAACTTCGAATTCCAGCAAGGTGAACTGACCGGCATCGATCGTGCGCGCAAGACGATTTCCGTGGCGGCGTGCGTCGATCTCGAAGGCGACGAACTGCTGCCCGCGCGCGAGCTTGCCTATGACACGCTCGTGCTGGCCATCGGCTGCGTCACGCATTTCTTCGGCGTGCCCGGCGCGGCCGAGAACGCGATCGCGCTCGATACGGTCGATCAGGCCGAGCGGTTCCGCCGGCGTCTGATTGCCGCGTGCGTGCGCGCGCAGAACGGCCGCGGGCGCGTCGGCGCGGATGGCCGGCCACGCATCGATATCGCGATCATCGGGGCAGGCGCCACCGGCGTCGAGTTGTCGGCCGAGTTGCGCAACACCGCGCATGTGCTCAACGCCTACGGGCTGCATCAGCTCGATCCGCGCCGCGATATCCATATCAACGTGATCGAGGCCGGTCCGCGCATTCTGCCGGCGCTGTCGGAACGCGTCTCCGCCGAAACCACCAAGCTGCTGCGCAAGCTCGACGTCGGCGTGCTGACCGCCGAACGCGTGACCGAGGTCACGCCCGACGCGGTGCTGACCGCGAGCGGCAAGCGGATCGACGCGGACCTCACCGTGTGGGCGGCCGGCATTACGGCGCCCGCGGTGCTCAAGACGCTGGACCTGCCGGTCAGCCGCATGGGGCAGATCGTGGTCGGGCCGACGCTGCAAAGCGAGACCGATCCGGACATCTTTGCGTTCGGCGACTGCGCTAGCTGCCCGTGGCCCGAGCAGCAGACCACGGTCCCGCCGCGCGCGCAGGCGGCGCACCAGCAGGCCACGTTCCTCTACGACGCCATTCGCGCGCGCCTCGACGGCCGACCGCTGCCGAAATTCCAGTTCAAGGACTTCGGCTCGCTCGTGTCGCTCGGGCACTTCAGCGCGGTGGGCAGCCTGATGGGCGGGCTGATCGGCGGCTCGATGTTTATCGAGGGGCTGATGGCACGCGTCATGTACACCTCGCTGTACCGGATGCACGTGCTGGCGCTGCACGGCGCGCTGCGCATGGGGCTGGATACCGTGACGCACTGGCTGCGCAGCAAGACGAATCCGCGCGTGAAGCTGCACTGA
- a CDS encoding DMT family transporter — protein sequence MQSLWMLFAAFAFSLMGVGVKLASEFYTTGEIVFYRSLIGVLIMWGLLSYQRIPVRTPQMAMHIKRSVFGVTALLLWFTSITYLPLATAMTLNYMSPVWIALILGAGAALAGTGGGADRKLIGAILLSFAGVLCLLQPSVGKDQLTGGLIGLISGVFTALAYVEVRQLGQLGEPEGRIVFYFSAVGLVVGLVWMLIAGTSHHTWHGAGLLAAIGILATLGQTSMTRAYKRGNTLLTANLQYAGIVFSSLWGMLIWSDRLNWISWLGMALIIASGIATTLMRAGESTDAQPTPATPVKSPEAEVHPEV from the coding sequence ATGCAATCGCTCTGGATGTTGTTCGCCGCCTTCGCGTTCTCGTTAATGGGGGTGGGCGTCAAGCTGGCATCCGAGTTCTACACGACGGGCGAAATCGTCTTCTACCGCAGCCTGATCGGCGTGCTGATCATGTGGGGGCTGCTCTCCTACCAGCGTATTCCGGTCCGCACGCCGCAGATGGCGATGCACATCAAGCGCAGCGTCTTCGGCGTGACCGCGCTGCTGCTCTGGTTCACCTCCATCACGTACCTGCCACTCGCCACCGCGATGACGCTGAACTACATGTCGCCCGTGTGGATCGCGCTGATCCTGGGCGCCGGCGCGGCGCTCGCGGGAACGGGGGGCGGCGCGGACCGCAAGCTGATCGGCGCGATCCTGCTGTCGTTCGCGGGCGTCCTGTGCCTGCTGCAGCCGTCGGTCGGCAAGGACCAGCTCACGGGCGGGCTGATCGGCCTGATCTCGGGCGTGTTCACGGCGCTCGCCTACGTCGAGGTACGCCAGCTCGGCCAGCTCGGCGAACCCGAGGGCCGCATCGTGTTCTATTTCTCGGCGGTGGGCCTCGTGGTGGGCCTCGTATGGATGCTGATCGCCGGCACCAGCCACCATACGTGGCACGGCGCGGGACTGCTGGCGGCGATCGGTATCCTCGCCACGCTGGGCCAGACCTCGATGACGCGCGCGTACAAGCGCGGCAACACGCTGCTCACCGCCAACCTGCAGTACGCGGGCATCGTGTTCTCGAGCCTGTGGGGCATGCTGATCTGGTCCGATCGCCTGAACTGGATATCGTGGCTCGGCATGGCGCTGATCATCGCAAGCGGCATCGCCACCACGCTGATGCGCGCGGGCGAAAGCACGGATGCCCAGCCGACGCCCGCGACGCCGGTCAAGTCGCCCGAAGCGGAAGTCCATCCGGAGGTGTAG
- a CDS encoding sulfurtransferase yields MPTPLISATELESLRARGTHDIVVIDCSFDLANPTAGREAYHQGHLPGAYYLHLDNELSGPKTGVNGRHPLPDAELLTARLRALGVNDDTLVVAYDAQGAMYAARLWWLLRWIGHEASAVLDGGKAAWIAAGLPLEPGNTPDPAPEAAGNLSLRSTLVPTVDAATLVENLTAPTRLVVDARAPDRFRGENETIDPVGGHIPGAINRFFKDNLRPDGHFKSADTLRKEFGQLFAGTPPAETVMQCGSGVTACHNLLALEVAGLTGAALYPGSWSEWSADPKRPVATGPAD; encoded by the coding sequence ATGCCGACACCGCTGATTTCCGCTACCGAACTCGAATCTCTGCGCGCCAGGGGCACGCACGACATCGTCGTCATCGACTGCTCGTTCGACCTCGCCAATCCCACCGCGGGCCGCGAGGCGTATCACCAGGGCCACCTGCCCGGCGCGTATTACCTGCACCTCGACAACGAACTGTCCGGCCCGAAGACCGGCGTCAACGGCCGGCATCCGCTGCCCGACGCCGAACTGCTGACGGCGCGCCTGCGCGCGCTCGGCGTCAACGACGACACGCTGGTCGTGGCGTACGACGCGCAGGGGGCGATGTACGCCGCGCGGCTCTGGTGGCTGCTGCGATGGATCGGCCACGAAGCGAGTGCCGTGCTCGACGGCGGCAAGGCCGCGTGGATCGCCGCGGGCTTGCCGCTGGAGCCGGGGAATACGCCCGACCCCGCCCCGGAGGCGGCCGGCAATCTGTCGCTGCGCTCGACGCTCGTGCCCACGGTCGATGCCGCCACGCTCGTGGAAAACCTCACCGCACCGACGCGCCTCGTCGTCGATGCGCGCGCACCGGACCGCTTCCGCGGCGAGAACGAAACGATCGACCCGGTAGGCGGCCATATCCCGGGCGCCATCAATCGGTTCTTCAAAGACAATCTGCGGCCCGACGGCCATTTCAAATCGGCCGATACGCTGCGCAAGGAATTCGGCCAGCTGTTCGCCGGCACGCCACCGGCCGAGACCGTGATGCAGTGCGGCTCGGGGGTGACCGCGTGCCACAACCTGCTGGCGCTGGAGGTGGCCGGGCTGACCGGTGCCGCGCTGTACCCGGGATCGTGGAGCGAATGGAGCGCCGATCCGAAGCGGCCCGTGGCGACCGGCCCGGCGGACTGA
- a CDS encoding exodeoxyribonuclease VII small subunit produces MPRTTTAPVQPDAPASYEAAMAELETLVASMESGELPLEASLTAYRRGAELVRYCQQQLERVDAQVRVLEGEALKPLAADTRGDNNGNGADFE; encoded by the coding sequence ATGCCAAGAACGACGACCGCTCCGGTCCAGCCCGACGCCCCTGCCTCGTACGAAGCCGCCATGGCCGAACTCGAGACGCTGGTCGCGAGCATGGAATCCGGTGAACTGCCGCTCGAAGCGTCCCTCACGGCGTATCGCCGGGGCGCCGAGCTCGTGCGGTACTGCCAGCAACAGCTGGAGCGCGTCGATGCGCAGGTGCGTGTCCTGGAAGGCGAGGCGCTCAAGCCGCTCGCCGCCGACACGCGCGGCGACAACAATGGCAACGGGGCAGACTTCGAATGA
- a CDS encoding polyprenyl synthetase family protein, producing the protein MTDFASWMRAQGARTEAALDAALPTTDTIPHTLHEAMRYAVLGGGKRVRPLLVHAAGEVSGATPEACDAAACSVELIHAYSLVHDDMPCMDDDDLRRGRPTVHKAYDEATALLVGDALQTQAFLVLTRAQMLAAEARMTLVAELAIASGSVGMAGGQAIDLQNVGLAMSREALEGMHRMKTGALLRASVRMGALCGNIDTAGLAALDRYAAATGLAFQVVDDILDVTADTATLGKTAGKDAANDKPTYVSLMGLDAARELAEQLRTTAHEALEGFGARAGRLAELADLIVLRQN; encoded by the coding sequence ATGACCGATTTTGCAAGCTGGATGCGGGCGCAGGGCGCCCGGACCGAGGCTGCCCTCGACGCGGCGCTTCCCACCACGGACACAATTCCACACACCTTGCATGAAGCCATGCGCTATGCTGTCCTCGGCGGCGGCAAGCGTGTGCGCCCCCTGCTGGTCCACGCCGCGGGCGAAGTATCCGGTGCCACGCCCGAGGCTTGCGATGCCGCGGCCTGCTCGGTGGAGCTGATCCACGCGTACTCGCTGGTCCATGACGATATGCCGTGCATGGACGACGACGACCTGCGCCGCGGCCGTCCGACGGTCCACAAGGCCTACGACGAAGCGACCGCGCTGCTGGTGGGCGACGCGCTGCAGACGCAGGCGTTCCTGGTACTCACGCGGGCGCAGATGCTGGCGGCGGAAGCACGCATGACGCTGGTGGCCGAGCTGGCGATCGCGTCGGGCTCGGTCGGCATGGCCGGCGGCCAGGCGATCGACCTGCAGAACGTGGGCCTGGCGATGTCTCGCGAGGCGCTGGAAGGCATGCATCGGATGAAGACCGGGGCGCTGCTGCGCGCAAGCGTGCGCATGGGAGCGTTGTGCGGAAACATCGATACGGCCGGTCTGGCCGCATTGGACCGCTATGCGGCCGCGACAGGATTGGCGTTCCAGGTGGTCGACGATATCCTCGACGTCACCGCGGATACCGCCACATTGGGCAAGACCGCTGGCAAGGATGCCGCGAACGACAAACCGACCTATGTGTCGCTGATGGGACTCGACGCCGCGCGCGAGCTGGCGGAACAGCTGCGCACCACCGCCCACGAGGCGCTGGAAGGCTTTGGCGCACGTGCCGGGCGGCTGGCCGAACTGGCCGACCTGATCGTGCTGCGCCAGAACTGA
- a CDS encoding aromatic ring-hydroxylating oxygenase subunit alpha produces the protein MSNLSTALKLAPADSQLPVDVYFDEALHQQELDLLFRKGPGYVGHTLMVPEVGDFHTLRAEDEGRMLVRNAGGVELLSNVCRHRQAIMLNGRGNTKNIVCPLHRWTYDLKGELLGAPHFAEQPCVHLNRSPLQNWNGLLFEGERDVRADLARMGVAEDLNFDGYMLDHVEVHECDYNWKTFIEVYLEDYHVVPFHPGLGSFVSCDDLKWEFGEWHSVQTVGLHAGLKRPGSATYQKWHDAVLQFNNGKLPKHGAIWLTYYPNIMVEWYPNVLVVSSLHPLGPRKTRNVVEFYYPEEIALFEREFVEAERAAYMETCIEDDEIAERMDAGRAALMKRGVSEVGPYQSPMEDGMQHFHEWYRRAMQYTG, from the coding sequence ATGTCCAATCTCAGCACCGCGCTCAAGCTGGCGCCGGCTGATTCGCAGTTGCCCGTGGATGTCTATTTCGACGAAGCGCTGCATCAACAAGAACTGGATCTGCTGTTCAGGAAGGGCCCAGGGTACGTCGGCCACACGCTGATGGTCCCGGAGGTCGGCGACTTCCATACGCTGCGCGCCGAGGACGAAGGCCGCATGCTCGTGCGCAACGCGGGTGGCGTGGAACTGCTGTCCAACGTGTGCCGGCATCGCCAGGCCATCATGCTCAACGGCCGCGGCAATACGAAGAACATCGTCTGCCCGCTCCACCGCTGGACGTACGACCTCAAGGGCGAGCTCCTGGGCGCCCCGCACTTCGCGGAACAGCCCTGCGTGCACCTGAACCGCTCGCCGCTCCAGAACTGGAACGGGCTGCTGTTCGAGGGCGAACGCGACGTCCGCGCCGATCTCGCGCGCATGGGCGTGGCCGAGGACCTGAACTTCGACGGTTACATGCTCGACCACGTCGAGGTCCACGAGTGCGACTACAACTGGAAGACGTTCATCGAGGTCTACCTCGAGGACTACCACGTCGTGCCGTTCCACCCGGGCCTTGGCAGCTTCGTCTCGTGCGACGACCTCAAATGGGAGTTCGGCGAGTGGCATAGCGTGCAGACCGTCGGCCTGCACGCCGGGCTCAAGCGCCCGGGCAGCGCGACGTACCAGAAGTGGCACGACGCGGTGTTGCAGTTCAACAACGGCAAGCTGCCCAAGCACGGCGCGATCTGGCTCACGTACTACCCGAACATCATGGTCGAGTGGTACCCCAACGTGCTGGTCGTCTCGTCGCTGCATCCGCTGGGTCCGCGCAAGACGCGCAATGTCGTGGAGTTCTACTACCCCGAGGAAATCGCGCTGTTCGAGCGCGAGTTCGTCGAGGCGGAACGCGCCGCGTACATGGAGACCTGCATCGAGGACGACGAGATCGCCGAGCGCATGGACGCGGGCCGCGCGGCGCTGATGAAGCGCGGCGTGAGCGAAGTGGGTCCGTATCAGTCGCCGATGGAAGACGGCATGCAGCATTTCCACGAGTGGTACCGGCGCGCCATGCAATACACCGGCTGA
- a CDS encoding dienelactone hydrolase family protein, protein MFKPEVESLVPGQTFDRRAFVKTALGSAFAAAALPVTAQTIKTDFAGLTAGEVTVSSNGFNMPVYRAQPEGKSNLPVVLVISEIFGVHEHIADICRRFAKLGYLAVAPELFARQGDPSSFGTIQELQTNIIGKVPDAQVIGDLDALVDWAGKNGGDLNRLGITGFCWGGRITWLYTAHSKRIKAGVAWYGALVGEPTSLKPRNPIDIVNDLHAPVLGLYGGKDTGITQEHVAKMKAALAASSNPNAKASTFVVYPEAGHAFHADYRASYVEAAAKDGWQRCLAWFKEHKVA, encoded by the coding sequence ATGTTCAAACCCGAAGTGGAAAGCCTCGTGCCCGGCCAGACGTTCGATCGCCGCGCGTTCGTCAAGACCGCGCTGGGCTCGGCGTTCGCCGCCGCCGCGCTGCCCGTCACCGCGCAAACGATCAAGACCGACTTCGCCGGCCTGACCGCCGGCGAGGTCACCGTGTCCTCCAACGGCTTCAACATGCCGGTCTATCGCGCCCAGCCCGAAGGCAAGTCGAACCTGCCCGTCGTGCTGGTCATCAGCGAGATCTTCGGCGTGCACGAGCATATCGCCGATATCTGCCGCCGCTTCGCGAAGCTCGGCTACCTGGCGGTCGCGCCGGAGCTGTTCGCGCGCCAGGGCGACCCGTCCAGCTTCGGCACGATCCAGGAACTGCAGACCAACATCATCGGCAAGGTGCCCGACGCGCAGGTCATCGGCGACCTCGACGCGCTCGTGGACTGGGCCGGCAAGAACGGCGGCGACCTCAACCGGCTCGGCATCACGGGCTTCTGCTGGGGCGGCCGTATCACGTGGCTCTACACGGCGCACAGCAAGCGCATCAAGGCCGGCGTCGCGTGGTACGGCGCGCTGGTCGGCGAACCCACTTCGCTCAAGCCGCGTAACCCCATCGATATCGTCAACGACCTGCACGCGCCCGTGCTCGGCCTGTACGGCGGCAAGGACACCGGCATCACGCAGGAACACGTGGCGAAGATGAAGGCGGCGCTCGCCGCGTCGTCCAACCCGAACGCCAAGGCATCGACGTTCGTGGTCTATCCCGAAGCGGGCCACGCGTTTCACGCCGACTATCGCGCGAGCTATGTCGAGGCCGCGGCGAAGGATGGCTGGCAGCGTTGCCTGGCCTGGTTCAAGGAACACAAGGTTGCGTGA
- the dxs gene encoding 1-deoxy-D-xylulose-5-phosphate synthase, whose protein sequence is MTYALLNKIDDPADLRKLDRRQLDTLAEELRAYVLESVSQTGGHLSSNLGTVELTIALHYVFQTPSDRVVWDVGHQSYPHKILTGRRDRMHSLRQWGGISGFPRRSESEYDTFGTAHSSTSISAALGMAMGARTKGEDRVAIAVIGDGAMTAGMAFEAMNNAGVYKDVPLVVVLNDNDMSISPPVGALNRHLARLMSGQFYAATKKGIEKVLSVAPPVLEFAKRLEEHAKGMVVPATLFEEFGFDYIGPIDGHDLESLVPTMQNIRQRALEGHGPQFLHVVTKKGQGYKLAEADPILYHGPGKFNPAEGIRPSGKPSRKTYTQVFGDWLCDMAAADKRLIGVTPAMREGSGMVEFEKRFPDRYYDVGIAEQHAVTFAGGLACEGLKPVVAIYSTFLQRGYDQLIHDVALQNLPVVFALDRAGLVGADGATHAGAYDIPFLRCVPNMMVMTPSDENECRQLLSTAFAQDVPTAVRYPRGAGVGAAISADLATLPVGKGIVRREGNARAGQRVAFLGFGSMVHPALGAAEALDATVADMRFVKPLDVELVKSLAANHDYLVTVEEGATMGGAGGAVLEALAEAGIEIPVLVLGLPDKFIDHGDPAFLLSQCGLDAAGIERSVRERFAIGQSSSIKVATRVA, encoded by the coding sequence ATGACCTACGCACTGCTCAACAAGATTGACGACCCCGCAGACCTGCGCAAGCTGGATCGACGCCAGCTGGACACGCTGGCCGAAGAACTCCGTGCCTACGTGCTCGAATCGGTCTCCCAGACTGGCGGTCACCTGTCGTCAAACCTCGGCACGGTGGAACTCACCATCGCGCTGCACTACGTGTTCCAGACGCCGTCGGACCGCGTGGTATGGGACGTGGGCCACCAGAGCTATCCGCACAAGATCCTGACAGGCCGCCGCGACCGCATGCATTCGCTGCGCCAGTGGGGCGGCATCTCGGGCTTCCCGCGCCGCTCCGAGAGCGAGTACGACACGTTCGGCACCGCTCACTCGTCCACCTCGATCTCCGCCGCGCTCGGCATGGCCATGGGCGCCCGCACGAAGGGCGAGGATCGCGTGGCGATCGCCGTGATCGGCGACGGTGCGATGACCGCCGGCATGGCCTTCGAGGCCATGAACAACGCGGGCGTGTACAAGGACGTGCCGCTGGTGGTCGTGCTCAACGACAACGACATGTCGATCTCGCCGCCGGTGGGCGCGCTGAACCGCCACCTCGCGCGCCTGATGAGCGGCCAGTTCTATGCGGCCACCAAGAAGGGCATCGAGAAGGTGCTGTCGGTGGCGCCGCCCGTGCTCGAGTTCGCCAAGCGCCTGGAGGAACATGCCAAGGGCATGGTCGTGCCGGCCACGCTGTTCGAGGAATTCGGCTTCGACTACATCGGCCCGATCGACGGTCACGACCTCGAATCGCTGGTGCCGACCATGCAGAACATCCGTCAGCGCGCGCTCGAGGGCCATGGCCCGCAGTTCCTGCACGTGGTGACCAAGAAGGGCCAGGGCTACAAGCTCGCCGAGGCCGATCCGATCCTGTACCACGGCCCGGGCAAGTTCAACCCGGCCGAGGGCATCCGCCCGTCGGGCAAGCCGTCGCGCAAGACGTACACGCAGGTGTTCGGCGACTGGCTGTGCGACATGGCGGCCGCCGACAAGCGCCTGATCGGCGTGACGCCCGCCATGCGCGAGGGGTCGGGCATGGTCGAGTTCGAGAAGCGCTTCCCGGACCGTTACTACGACGTCGGCATTGCCGAGCAGCACGCGGTGACGTTCGCGGGCGGCCTGGCCTGCGAGGGCCTGAAGCCCGTGGTCGCGATCTACTCGACGTTCCTGCAGCGCGGCTATGACCAGCTGATCCACGACGTGGCGCTGCAGAACCTGCCCGTGGTGTTCGCGCTGGACCGCGCCGGTCTGGTCGGCGCCGACGGCGCGACGCACGCGGGGGCCTACGATATTCCGTTCCTGCGCTGCGTGCCGAACATGATGGTGATGACGCCGTCCGACGAGAACGAGTGCCGCCAGTTGCTGAGCACCGCGTTCGCGCAGGACGTGCCGACCGCGGTGCGCTATCCGCGCGGCGCGGGCGTGGGCGCGGCCATTTCGGCCGATCTCGCGACGCTGCCGGTGGGCAAGGGCATCGTCCGCCGCGAAGGCAATGCGCGCGCGGGTCAGCGCGTGGCGTTCCTGGGTTTCGGCTCGATGGTGCATCCCGCGCTCGGCGCGGCCGAGGCGCTGGACGCGACCGTGGCCGACATGCGCTTCGTCAAGCCGCTGGACGTGGAACTGGTGAAGTCGCTGGCCGCGAACCACGATTACCTGGTCACCGTGGAAGAGGGTGCGACGATGGGCGGCGCCGGTGGCGCGGTGCTCGAGGCGCTGGCGGAAGCCGGCATCGAGATTCCGGTGCTGGTGCTGGGCCTGCCCGACAAGTTCATCGACCACGGCGACCCCGCGTTCCTGCTGTCGCAATGCGGCCTCGATGCCGCCGGCATCGAGCGGTCGGTGCGCGAGCGCTTTGCGATCGGGCAGTCGTCGTCGATCAAGGTGGCGACCCGCGTCGCCTGA
- a CDS encoding ZIP family metal transporter — translation MYILLAALISGVGSILGAALLSLTVASRVVERMVSFSVGVLLATALLHSLPEAFESGADTRALFGTLLAGLLGFFLLEKLSLLRHSHHHEGDGHHHHHGHDREEAGRSGMTILVGDTFHNFADGIVIAAAFLADPHIGIVTALAIAAHEIPQEVGDFIVLLNAGFSKARAFAFNLLSSLAAVIGGIVGYFLLDQLQAWIPYVLVIASSSFVYIAVSDLMPQMQRRPRWRESAIQVVLVAAGIAAIVFITNGVHESHAHHHQQQGAAAH, via the coding sequence TTGTATATCCTGCTTGCCGCGCTGATTTCGGGCGTGGGCAGTATTCTCGGAGCGGCGCTGCTGTCCCTGACGGTAGCCTCGCGCGTGGTCGAGCGCATGGTGAGCTTCTCCGTGGGCGTGCTGCTGGCGACCGCGCTGCTGCATTCGCTGCCGGAAGCGTTCGAGTCGGGCGCGGACACGCGCGCGCTGTTCGGCACGCTGCTGGCCGGGCTGCTGGGCTTCTTCCTGCTGGAGAAGCTCTCGCTGCTGCGCCATTCGCATCATCATGAGGGCGATGGCCACCACCATCACCATGGGCACGACCGCGAAGAAGCCGGCCGCAGCGGCATGACGATCCTCGTCGGCGACACGTTCCACAATTTTGCCGACGGCATCGTGATCGCCGCGGCGTTCCTCGCCGACCCGCATATCGGCATCGTGACGGCGCTGGCCATCGCCGCGCACGAGATTCCGCAGGAAGTCGGCGACTTTATCGTGCTGCTCAATGCGGGGTTCTCGAAGGCGCGCGCGTTCGCGTTCAACCTGCTGTCGAGCCTCGCGGCCGTGATCGGCGGCATCGTCGGCTATTTCCTGCTCGACCAGCTGCAGGCGTGGATTCCCTACGTGCTCGTCATCGCGTCGAGCAGCTTCGTCTATATCGCCGTGAGCGACCTGATGCCGCAGATGCAGCGCCGTCCGCGCTGGCGGGAATCGGCGATCCAGGTCGTGCTGGTTGCCGCGGGCATCGCGGCCATCGTGTTCATCACCAACGGCGTGCACGAAAGCCACGCGCACCATCACCAGCAACAGGGCGCGGCGGCACACTGA